The following proteins are co-located in the Candidatus Nitrotoga sp. AM1P genome:
- a CDS encoding D-hexose-6-phosphate mutarotase, protein MSQLDVTTLNEKFAIPGQLKFTENVNGLIIACIANEQAQSTIALQGAHVMTFEPVGEKPVIWLSPAAKLIRGKSIRGGVPICWPWFGAHATDSTFPAHGFARTVPWQVVASEALSDGSTRITFELPQSSIPVAQWPHACQVRNIVTIGKEMSVELITENTGQMMFEIGEALHTYFAISDVDKIRITGLEGCTYLDKVGDWQRRTQAGAITITTEVDRLYVNTDSDCLIDDNGHKRCIRIAKRGSLSTVVWNPWIEKATKMGDFGSDTGYRGMVCVESVNAAENVVKVAAGATHSLHVVYSIEKTQ, encoded by the coding sequence ATGAGCCAGTTGGATGTAACCACGCTTAATGAGAAATTCGCTATTCCTGGACAACTTAAGTTCACTGAAAACGTGAACGGTTTGATAATTGCATGCATTGCCAACGAACAAGCGCAATCTACCATTGCATTACAAGGTGCGCATGTCATGACCTTTGAGCCGGTAGGCGAAAAACCGGTCATTTGGCTTAGTCCCGCAGCCAAATTAATACGCGGCAAATCCATTCGTGGCGGCGTGCCAATTTGTTGGCCATGGTTCGGTGCTCATGCAACCGACAGCACCTTTCCAGCTCATGGGTTTGCCCGTACCGTCCCCTGGCAAGTTGTGGCCAGCGAAGCATTATCGGATGGCAGCACGCGCATCACTTTTGAATTGCCACAGAGTTCAATTCCTGTTGCGCAATGGCCGCATGCTTGTCAAGTACGAAACATCGTTACTATCGGCAAAGAAATGAGCGTGGAACTTATCACCGAAAATACGGGCCAAATGATGTTTGAAATTGGCGAAGCGTTGCACACTTACTTCGCTATTAGCGATGTGGATAAAATTCGCATCACCGGTTTGGAAGGCTGCACTTATCTTGACAAGGTAGGTGATTGGCAACGCAGAACACAAGCAGGCGCAATCACCATAACTACAGAAGTAGACCGCCTCTATGTGAATACCGACTCAGACTGTTTGATTGATGACAACGGTCATAAGCGCTGTATTCGTATTGCCAAGCGCGGCAGTCTTTCCACAGTAGTGTGGAACCCATGGATAGAAAAGGCCACGAAAATGGGCGATTTTGGCAGTGACACGGGCTATCGCGGCATGGTTTGCGTGGAAAGCGTGAATGCAGCGGAGAACGTCGTTAAAGTCGCGGCGGGTGCAACCCACTCGTTGCATGTAGTCTACAGTATTGAGAAAACACAATAG
- a CDS encoding caspase family protein, giving the protein MEKKAKLSTTKAKAISLHIGLNAVSANAYGGWSGELNACEFDAKDMAAIAKSCGMKSTVLLTKKGTRANMLAAMRSAAKQLAAGDLFFLTYSGHGGQIPDVTGEEKDKQDETWCLYDGQLIDDELYFELSQFATGVRVLVFSDSCHSGTVTRAAPPQPGMIWPMIGRSKMMPLAVGMRTYREHQAFYDKLQQDVAKAAGKASLPDPDSVLAQLAVSPRLTAIAKKFKPAVILISGCQDNQTSMDGDHNGAFTEQLLKVWNNGSFRGNYAKFHAAIKTLLPAEQTPNLFTLGAAARFLTQQPFSI; this is encoded by the coding sequence ATGGAAAAAAAAGCCAAATTATCCACAACTAAAGCCAAGGCGATATCGTTACACATTGGCCTGAATGCTGTGAGCGCTAATGCATATGGTGGCTGGAGCGGCGAGCTCAATGCCTGTGAGTTCGATGCCAAGGACATGGCGGCGATTGCCAAATCGTGCGGCATGAAATCCACTGTGTTGCTGACGAAGAAGGGCACGCGCGCTAATATGCTGGCCGCCATGCGTAGTGCCGCCAAGCAATTGGCAGCCGGTGACTTGTTCTTCCTTACTTATTCCGGTCATGGTGGTCAAATCCCCGATGTCACTGGAGAAGAAAAGGATAAACAAGACGAGACTTGGTGCCTGTACGACGGCCAACTCATCGACGATGAGTTGTATTTTGAATTAAGCCAATTTGCAACAGGGGTACGCGTGCTTGTGTTTTCTGACAGTTGCCATAGCGGCACCGTAACACGTGCTGCACCGCCGCAGCCCGGCATGATCTGGCCGATGATTGGGCGCTCAAAGATGATGCCGCTTGCCGTGGGTATGCGCACCTATCGCGAGCACCAAGCGTTTTACGATAAGCTGCAACAAGACGTGGCTAAAGCCGCCGGCAAAGCTTCGTTACCGGATCCGGACAGCGTGCTCGCTCAACTGGCCGTGAGTCCGCGGCTAACTGCGATAGCGAAAAAATTCAAGCCGGCGGTAATTCTAATCTCCGGCTGCCAGGACAATCAGACATCCATGGATGGTGACCACAACGGTGCATTTACCGAGCAGCTGCTAAAGGTTTGGAACAACGGCTCTTTCCGCGGCAATTATGCTAAATTTCATGCCGCTATTAAGACTCTTTTGCCTGCCGAGCAGACGCCTAATTTGTTTACGTTGGGTGCGGCGGCACGTTTTTTGACGCAGCAGCCCTTTAGTATTTGA
- a CDS encoding GNAT family N-acetyltransferase, with protein sequence MEIDIFIASSNEDINASFPAFKELRPKLTFEDFLPQVRRQEGQSYKILALRHQGVIKSAAGFRFCEFLAWGKILYIDDLSTLQEARGNGFAGSLLNWLIEYSKNSGCNGVHLDTGYNRHAAHRVYLEKGFQFNCHHMALELSQSISLPAK encoded by the coding sequence TTGGAAATAGACATTTTTATTGCAAGCTCGAATGAAGATATAAATGCGAGTTTTCCTGCGTTTAAAGAACTTAGGCCAAAATTAACATTTGAAGATTTTCTACCTCAAGTCAGAAGGCAAGAAGGTCAGTCATACAAGATTCTTGCGCTACGTCATCAGGGTGTTATAAAAAGTGCTGCAGGCTTTAGGTTTTGTGAATTTTTAGCTTGGGGGAAAATACTTTATATTGATGACCTTTCGACGCTACAAGAAGCTAGAGGTAATGGATTCGCTGGCTCATTGCTAAATTGGCTAATCGAGTACTCCAAAAACTCTGGTTGTAACGGTGTACATTTGGACACTGGGTATAATCGTCATGCGGCACATCGTGTATATTTGGAAAAGGGTTTTCAGTTTAACTGTCATCATATGGCACTTGAGTTATCCCAATCCATTAGCCTTCCAGCTAAATAA
- a CDS encoding YfhL family 4Fe-4S dicluster ferredoxin — translation MALIITDECINCDVCEPECPNDAISQGETIYYINPGKCTECVGHYETPQCVEVCPVDCIPLDPVYTESKEQLQAKYEKLMAAKSK, via the coding sequence GTGGCCCTGATTATTACCGACGAATGTATCAACTGCGACGTGTGCGAGCCGGAATGCCCGAACGATGCTATTTCGCAAGGTGAAACTATTTATTACATTAACCCCGGCAAATGCACCGAGTGCGTGGGACATTATGAAACGCCACAATGCGTGGAAGTTTGCCCGGTAGATTGCATTCCGCTCGACCCAGTTTATACGGAAAGCAAGGAGCAACTCCAAGCTAAATATGAAAAACTAATGGCGGCGAAGAGCAAATAA
- the coaD gene encoding pantetheine-phosphate adenylyltransferase, with product MIKVIYPGTFDPITRGHEDVVRRAAGLFGEVVVAVAESRSVTLFTLDERVAMANEIFADFTNVRVEGFSGLLMNYVRTQNARVVLRGLRAVSDFEYEFQMAGMNRSLHPDVETLFLTPAEHYTFISASIVREIARFGGDVSKFVSPLVAIKLTEKKLT from the coding sequence ATGATTAAAGTTATTTATCCTGGTACTTTTGATCCAATCACGCGCGGGCATGAAGATGTAGTTCGCCGTGCCGCAGGATTATTCGGCGAAGTTGTGGTGGCTGTGGCGGAAAGTCGCAGCGTCACTTTGTTCACTCTGGATGAGCGTGTGGCAATGGCGAATGAAATTTTCGCTGACTTTACCAATGTACGAGTGGAAGGTTTTTCTGGTTTGCTGATGAATTATGTACGAACGCAAAATGCGCGCGTAGTTTTGCGTGGCTTGCGCGCAGTATCAGATTTTGAATATGAATTTCAAATGGCGGGAATGAACCGCAGCCTGCATCCTGATGTCGAAACATTATTCTTGACGCCAGCAGAACATTACACCTTCATTTCCGCTAGTATAGTGCGTGAAATCGCACGCTTTGGCGGCGACGTCAGTAAGTTTGTTTCTCCTTTAGTGGCGATCAAATTGACTGAGAAAAAATTAACTTGA
- the rsmD gene encoding 16S rRNA (guanine(966)-N(2))-methyltransferase RsmD produces MNRVRIIGGTHRSRWVEFPDAEGLRPTPDRVRETLFNWLGQNLNGRRCLDLFAGSGILGLEAASRGATEIIMVERNRTVFRALQETIIKLACSNVLLRCEDGLEFARQKNGLFDVIFLDPPFQSDYLPTLLPLLADKLTQDGLVYVESSAVFEPDKAWQVVRRAKAGAVHYQLLSHENTLKV; encoded by the coding sequence ATAAATCGGGTACGCATCATCGGTGGTACTCATCGTAGTCGTTGGGTTGAGTTTCCAGACGCGGAAGGCCTGCGGCCCACACCGGATCGCGTGCGCGAGACTTTATTCAACTGGCTGGGGCAAAATCTTAACGGCAGGCGCTGTCTTGATTTGTTCGCTGGCAGTGGGATATTAGGATTGGAAGCGGCATCCCGCGGTGCGACAGAAATAATAATGGTTGAGCGCAATCGTACGGTCTTTCGCGCCTTGCAAGAGACCATCATCAAATTAGCCTGTTCCAATGTATTGCTGCGTTGTGAAGATGGGTTAGAATTCGCGCGCCAAAAAAATGGGCTATTTGATGTCATTTTTCTTGACCCCCCGTTTCAGAGTGACTATCTGCCAACATTGCTTCCCCTGCTTGCTGACAAGCTAACGCAAGATGGGTTAGTGTATGTTGAAAGCAGTGCGGTATTTGAACCTGACAAGGCTTGGCAGGTAGTGAGACGCGCTAAAGCGGGTGCTGTGCACTATCAATTATTGAGCCACGAAAATACGTTAAAAGTATGA
- a CDS encoding M16 family metallopeptidase, whose protein sequence is MHTKLLAAVVLFLAGIASALATPHIQHWTSPSGARVYFVENHDLPMLDLTVTFAAGSSFDVAEKSGLAGLTHRMLDLGAEGLSEDDIGRNLADIGAQFGKNFDADRAGVSLRTLSSTAERVQALDILARVLQHPLFKEDVLTREKTRLIAGLKEDETKPERIAEKAFSKAVFGTHSYGLPSSGEVATVENIQRPDIETFYRTHYLAKTAVVAIMGDVTRAEAEAIAQNLTAQLPQGVEAAQIAPVTMQIKANEQRIIHPATQSHILMGAPGLARKDPDYFPLYVGNHILGGGGFVSRLMHEIREKRGLAYSVYSYFIPMKLPGAYQIGLQTKKNQADEALQLVRATLREFIDKGVTKKELQASKQNIIGGFPLRIDSNKKIVDYLSVIGFYELPLTYLDDFVGNVDRVTIEQIRAAYKRRVNPDAMATVIVGAPETPNPGNEGAVQ, encoded by the coding sequence ATGCACACTAAATTACTTGCCGCTGTGGTGTTGTTTCTAGCCGGCATCGCCTCTGCACTCGCCACGCCCCATATCCAGCATTGGACATCGCCGAGCGGCGCGCGTGTATATTTTGTGGAAAATCATGATCTGCCCATGCTGGATTTAACAGTGACTTTTGCCGCAGGAAGTAGCTTTGATGTGGCCGAAAAATCCGGATTGGCGGGACTGACCCATAGAATGCTGGATCTAGGTGCAGAAGGTTTGAGCGAGGACGACATCGGGCGAAATCTGGCCGATATTGGTGCGCAATTTGGAAAGAATTTCGATGCGGATCGTGCTGGTGTAAGTTTGCGCACATTGAGCAGCACAGCAGAACGCGTTCAGGCGCTGGATATTCTGGCGCGCGTGCTGCAACATCCGCTGTTTAAAGAAGATGTGTTGACGCGAGAAAAGACACGCTTGATCGCTGGTTTAAAAGAAGACGAAACCAAACCAGAAAGGATTGCGGAAAAAGCTTTCAGCAAGGCCGTATTCGGTACTCATTCTTATGGTTTACCGTCGTCGGGTGAAGTCGCCACCGTAGAAAATATTCAGCGCCCCGACATTGAAACATTTTATCGTACACATTATTTGGCCAAAACTGCCGTGGTAGCCATTATGGGCGATGTGACGCGCGCCGAAGCTGAAGCTATCGCGCAAAATCTTACCGCGCAATTACCACAAGGCGTTGAGGCAGCACAGATTGCGCCGGTGACCATGCAAATTAAAGCGAATGAGCAGCGCATAATACATCCGGCTACTCAAAGTCATATTTTGATGGGCGCACCCGGTTTGGCACGCAAAGACCCCGATTATTTTCCCCTTTATGTGGGCAACCACATTCTCGGCGGAGGAGGATTTGTATCCCGCCTGATGCACGAAATCCGCGAAAAGCGCGGTCTTGCCTATAGTGTATATAGTTATTTCATACCGATGAAACTGCCCGGCGCGTATCAGATCGGATTGCAAACCAAAAAGAATCAAGCCGATGAAGCACTGCAACTAGTGCGCGCTACGCTACGCGAATTTATTGATAAAGGCGTGACGAAAAAAGAATTACAAGCATCCAAGCAAAATATCATTGGCGGTTTTCCGCTGCGTATCGATAGCAACAAAAAAATAGTTGACTACTTGAGTGTCATTGGATTTTATGAATTACCTTTGACCTATCTGGATGATTTTGTCGGAAATGTTGATAGAGTCACCATCGAGCAAATCCGCGCAGCCTATAAACGGCGGGTAAATCCAGATGCGATGGCTACCGTGATAGTCGGCGCTCCAGAGACCCCAAATCCAGGTAATGAGGGAGCCGTGCAATAA
- a CDS encoding M16 family metallopeptidase codes for MRIHILKYLLTIAVLWPAMLLFAVEAQAEVFEKTLSNGLKVIVKEDHRAPVIVQQIWYRAGSMDENIGVTGIAHVLEHMMFKGTKNVPVGQFSKRISAAGGRENAFTSNDYTAYFQQLHKSKLPLAMQLESDRMRNLHLTETEFSKEIKVVMEERRMRTDDEPRALMNEKLMAAAFQEHPYRTPVIGWMNDLETLSVNDAKTWYKNWYVPNNATLVVAGDVKASEVFALAQRFYGGIPARSLPARKHFSEPPQLGVKRIVVKAPAQLPHLVMAYHAPSLRDPEKDWQPYALQILAGILDGNASARLNKILVREKQLASNAGAEYDATSRGPSLFMLEGTPSEGKSVTEIEEGLREQIAILKRDGVNEDELKRAKAQVTASEVYKLDSLFYQAMQIGQMESIGLSYKTIPLILKKLQAVTAQQVQEVAREFLQDDQLTIAVLEPQPLSGKPKQMNKGTSHAH; via the coding sequence ATGCGTATACACATATTAAAATATCTGCTGACTATTGCTGTTTTATGGCCTGCGATGCTTTTATTCGCTGTTGAGGCGCAAGCAGAGGTATTTGAAAAGACTCTCAGCAATGGCCTTAAGGTCATAGTCAAGGAAGACCACCGTGCCCCCGTTATAGTTCAACAAATATGGTATCGCGCCGGCAGCATGGACGAAAATATTGGCGTCACCGGTATCGCACATGTGCTGGAACACATGATGTTCAAGGGTACCAAAAACGTGCCAGTTGGACAGTTTTCCAAGCGTATATCTGCTGCGGGTGGACGCGAAAATGCCTTTACCAGCAACGATTACACTGCCTATTTCCAGCAGTTGCACAAATCCAAGTTACCTCTCGCCATGCAACTCGAATCCGATCGTATGCGCAACTTGCATCTGACGGAAACTGAATTCAGCAAAGAAATTAAAGTCGTTATGGAAGAGCGGCGCATGCGCACGGATGATGAGCCGCGCGCCCTGATGAATGAAAAATTGATGGCCGCGGCCTTTCAGGAACATCCCTACCGGACTCCGGTAATTGGCTGGATGAACGATTTGGAGACACTTTCCGTAAATGATGCCAAGACGTGGTATAAAAATTGGTACGTGCCCAATAATGCGACATTAGTAGTAGCAGGAGATGTCAAGGCGAGCGAAGTGTTTGCACTGGCGCAACGTTTCTATGGCGGGATTCCAGCGCGTAGTTTGCCTGCACGCAAGCATTTTAGCGAACCGCCGCAGTTAGGTGTAAAACGCATTGTAGTAAAAGCTCCGGCGCAGCTGCCGCATTTGGTAATGGCTTATCACGCTCCCTCGCTACGCGACCCAGAGAAAGATTGGCAGCCCTATGCCTTGCAGATACTAGCTGGGATTCTCGATGGCAATGCTTCGGCGCGCTTGAATAAAATATTAGTGCGGGAAAAGCAACTGGCCAGCAATGCGGGGGCTGAATATGACGCCACCTCGCGCGGGCCAAGCCTGTTCATGCTTGAAGGCACCCCTAGCGAAGGCAAGAGCGTGACGGAAATAGAAGAGGGTTTGCGCGAACAAATAGCAATTCTGAAGCGTGACGGCGTGAACGAAGATGAACTTAAACGCGCAAAGGCACAGGTGACTGCCAGTGAAGTATACAAGCTCGATTCGCTGTTTTATCAAGCGATGCAGATTGGACAGATGGAAAGTATCGGGCTGTCATATAAAACTATTCCTTTGATTCTGAAGAAATTACAGGCGGTAACAGCGCAACAGGTGCAGGAAGTGGCCCGGGAATTTCTGCAGGATGACCAGCTGACCATTGCCGTACTCGAACCACAGCCACTTTCCGGCAAACCGAAACAAATGAATAAAGGGACATCACATGCACACTAA
- the ftsY gene encoding signal recognition particle-docking protein FtsY, which produces MFGFLKKTSIESKSKPVEDPPKKSGWISRLKSGLARTADQMSDLFGRGGKIDDDLYEELETILITADVGMDATRFLLAELRRQVKVQRLTEAVQLKEALAHDLIKLLKPLAQPLETDLHKPCVIMLAGVNGAGKTTSIGKLAKYFQGQGKSVLLAAGDTFRAAAREQLMEWGARNNVTVIAQQSGDAAAVIFDAVQAAQARKIDIVLADTAGRLSTQIHLMEEIKKVKRVIAKALPGAPHEVLLVLDANTGQNALSQVKAFDDALAVTGLVLTKLDGTAKGGVIAAIAKAHPIPLRFIGVGEGLDDLRPFVAEDFVTALLGLDE; this is translated from the coding sequence ATGTTCGGCTTCCTAAAAAAAACCTCAATTGAAAGCAAGTCCAAGCCGGTCGAAGACCCGCCTAAAAAAAGCGGCTGGATCAGCCGACTTAAGAGCGGATTGGCGCGCACTGCCGATCAAATGTCCGATTTGTTTGGCCGTGGCGGCAAGATCGACGACGACCTGTATGAGGAGCTGGAAACCATTCTGATTACCGCAGATGTCGGAATGGACGCAACTCGTTTTTTACTGGCCGAGTTGCGCCGACAAGTCAAAGTGCAGCGACTCACTGAAGCAGTTCAGCTAAAGGAGGCGTTGGCGCACGACCTGATCAAACTGCTCAAGCCACTGGCCCAGCCTTTGGAAACTGATTTACATAAACCTTGCGTCATTATGCTGGCCGGCGTAAATGGCGCTGGCAAAACAACCTCCATTGGCAAGCTGGCGAAGTATTTTCAAGGGCAGGGCAAGTCAGTACTGCTGGCCGCAGGTGATACCTTCCGCGCCGCTGCGCGTGAACAGTTGATGGAATGGGGTGCGCGGAATAATGTTACCGTCATCGCCCAGCAAAGCGGCGATGCCGCAGCGGTGATTTTCGATGCGGTGCAAGCAGCCCAGGCACGCAAAATCGACATAGTGCTGGCCGATACTGCCGGACGTCTGTCTACCCAGATCCATTTGATGGAAGAAATTAAAAAGGTCAAGCGCGTTATTGCCAAGGCGTTACCCGGTGCACCACATGAAGTGCTGTTGGTACTGGATGCAAACACCGGGCAGAACGCGTTAAGCCAAGTCAAGGCATTTGACGACGCGCTGGCTGTAACGGGCCTGGTACTGACCAAGCTGGATGGCACTGCCAAAGGTGGCGTCATTGCTGCCATCGCCAAGGCACATCCCATTCCCCTGCGCTTTATTGGCGTGGGAGAAGGGCTGGATGACCTGCGTCCATTTGTAGCGGAAGACTTCGTCACGGCACTTTTGGGGCTGGATGAATGA
- the ftsE gene encoding cell division ATP-binding protein FtsE encodes MIQFSQICKRYPGGYEALKNVSFEVTEGEMIFLTGHSGAGKSTLLKLIAAIERPSAGSIVVKGQNVSSIQSGALPYLRRNLGLIFQDHKILFDRSVFDNVMLPLRICGFDHRESAKRVRAALDKVGLLKREKNSPIALSGGEQQRLCIARAIVNRPSILLADEPTGNLDADYASDIMGIFKSFHQVGVTLLISSHDESILRQFKGRVLALKNGELCP; translated from the coding sequence ATGATTCAGTTCAGTCAAATATGCAAGCGTTACCCCGGAGGTTATGAAGCACTGAAAAATGTTAGTTTTGAGGTCACCGAAGGGGAAATGATATTTCTCACCGGCCATTCCGGTGCAGGCAAGAGCACTTTGCTCAAGCTCATCGCCGCCATTGAACGCCCCAGCGCTGGCAGCATTGTAGTCAAAGGACAGAACGTCAGTTCGATCCAAAGCGGGGCATTGCCCTACTTGCGTCGCAATCTTGGCTTAATTTTCCAGGATCATAAAATACTGTTCGACCGCAGCGTGTTTGACAACGTAATGTTGCCATTGCGAATCTGCGGCTTCGACCATCGCGAAAGTGCTAAGCGGGTGCGAGCAGCGTTAGACAAGGTGGGCTTACTCAAGCGCGAAAAAAACAGCCCGATTGCTCTGTCCGGCGGTGAACAACAACGTTTGTGCATTGCACGCGCCATAGTCAACCGCCCTTCCATCCTGCTGGCAGACGAACCGACCGGCAATCTTGATGCAGACTATGCCAGCGACATCATGGGTATCTTCAAATCGTTCCATCAGGTTGGCGTTACGCTGCTAATTTCCTCCCATGATGAAAGTATTTTGCGCCAGTTCAAGGGACGCGTGCTGGCACTAAAAAATGGGGAGTTGTGCCCATGA
- the ftsX gene encoding permease-like cell division protein FtsX produces the protein MKNWLISHAHVLLFTLRRFLTTPLSSLLNILVIGIALSLPAGMYLLLKSVQNLAEQAVGPPQISIFLSMDASKDDVAQIGKQLKQHAGINQVKFVPRDQALEQLKQTTGLTDVIGGLAQNPLPDAYVIYPKISDAQVLEALRDELQKWPKLEHVQLDSAWAHKLDAMLKFGLLAVLILAVLLSFALVAVTFNTIRLQILTQREEIEVSKLIGATNVFIRRPFLYFGFLQGLLGAGAAWLIISISLYLLNNSLSELTHLYVSSFTLHLPSVGESSTLLLFSAYLGWLGAWLSVAQHLWKIEPR, from the coding sequence ATGAAAAACTGGCTGATATCGCATGCCCACGTGTTGCTGTTCACTTTGCGCCGTTTCCTCACCACGCCACTGTCCAGTCTGTTAAATATTCTAGTCATCGGAATCGCACTTAGTTTGCCGGCGGGCATGTATTTATTGCTTAAAAGCGTACAAAATCTGGCTGAACAAGCAGTTGGGCCACCTCAAATCAGTATATTCTTGAGTATGGATGCCAGTAAGGACGACGTCGCTCAGATAGGCAAACAATTAAAGCAACATGCTGGTATCAACCAGGTAAAGTTTGTGCCACGTGACCAAGCGCTGGAGCAACTCAAACAGACCACTGGGCTGACCGATGTAATCGGCGGGCTGGCACAAAACCCACTGCCGGATGCTTACGTTATCTATCCAAAAATATCTGATGCGCAAGTGCTGGAAGCGTTGCGCGATGAGCTGCAAAAATGGCCTAAACTCGAACATGTGCAACTGGATTCAGCTTGGGCACACAAGCTAGACGCAATGCTCAAATTTGGCCTGTTGGCCGTACTTATTCTCGCCGTACTGCTCAGCTTTGCGCTAGTAGCCGTTACTTTCAATACGATCCGTTTGCAAATTCTCACCCAGCGTGAGGAAATTGAAGTGTCCAAACTGATCGGCGCTACTAATGTCTTCATTCGCCGCCCCTTTCTGTACTTCGGTTTCCTACAGGGGCTGCTAGGTGCTGGTGCAGCGTGGCTTATTATTTCCATCAGCTTATATTTGCTCAATAACAGCCTCTCTGAGTTGACGCATTTGTATGTCAGCAGTTTTACGCTACATTTACCTTCTGTAGGCGAGAGTTCTACACTGTTGCTGTTCTCGGCCTACCTTGGCTGGTTAGGTGCTTGGTTGTCTGTCGCCCAGCATTTATGGAAGATTGAGCCTCGTTAA
- a CDS encoding tetratricopeptide repeat protein, producing MRFQYFYPVLAASFILALFSSLAVAKTPEQIFEQVSPSVVVVDIFDSKDEFIGQGSGVVIGTGQVITNCHVAKRGKSRQVRQSGKTFSATMQYSDPSRDLCQLNVPDLQAPPVLLGTAKKLKVGQRVYAIGAPEDLELTLSEGLISSLRPHEGSDYIQTSAAISLGSSGGGLFDDQGQLIGITTFYHAEGQNLNFALPVDWIGELPKRAQGAPVAAKKSGLAWLNRVVALEHKKDWQGMLKLSQQWVKTEPVSADAWFSLGIAHKNLKQYEQAIKAYRSALRIQPEYADAWNNLGNIHNNIKQYEQAIHAYREALRIDPEYASAWNNLGIAYGNFKQFEQAISAFREAVRIEPEKASVWYNLGEAYSRSGQQDKVLEIYQTLRKLDLQIANAYSNIFISPFAK from the coding sequence ATGAGATTCCAATATTTTTACCCAGTGCTGGCTGCCAGTTTCATACTTGCTTTGTTTTCTTCGCTTGCTGTAGCCAAAACACCGGAACAAATTTTTGAACAAGTGTCGCCTTCCGTTGTGGTGGTGGACATCTTCGATTCGAAGGATGAATTCATAGGGCAGGGCAGTGGCGTGGTGATAGGCACCGGCCAGGTTATTACTAATTGTCATGTTGCGAAAAGAGGCAAAAGCCGACAAGTACGACAATCCGGTAAAACATTTTCTGCCACTATGCAATATTCAGACCCTAGTCGGGATCTGTGTCAGTTAAATGTGCCGGATTTACAAGCTCCTCCCGTTCTTCTGGGCACAGCCAAGAAGCTTAAGGTGGGCCAGCGCGTCTATGCCATTGGCGCACCGGAAGACCTGGAATTGACCTTGAGCGAAGGACTTATCTCCAGTTTGCGTCCGCATGAAGGCTCGGACTATATCCAGACCTCCGCCGCGATTTCTCTCGGCTCCAGTGGTGGTGGGCTATTCGATGACCAAGGGCAATTAATCGGTATCACCACGTTTTATCACGCGGAGGGACAAAATCTTAATTTTGCCCTGCCCGTAGATTGGATAGGGGAACTGCCGAAACGGGCTCAGGGCGCTCCGGTGGCAGCGAAAAAGAGCGGGCTGGCTTGGCTTAATCGCGTCGTTGCGCTGGAGCACAAAAAAGACTGGCAAGGCATGTTGAAGCTTTCGCAGCAGTGGGTTAAAACCGAACCGGTAAGTGCGGATGCTTGGTTTAGCTTGGGCATTGCCCACAAAAACCTCAAACAATATGAGCAGGCAATTAAAGCTTATCGAAGCGCGCTGCGTATTCAGCCGGAATATGCCGATGCCTGGAATAATCTGGGCAATATCCACAACAATATCAAACAGTATGAACAAGCAATTCATGCCTATCGGGAGGCGTTACGCATTGATCCAGAATATGCCTCTGCCTGGAATAATTTGGGTATTGCTTACGGTAATTTTAAACAATTCGAGCAAGCGATTTCCGCTTTTCGAGAAGCGGTTCGCATCGAGCCGGAAAAAGCAAGTGTCTGGTATAACCTGGGGGAGGCTTATTCCCGCTCTGGTCAGCAGGACAAAGTGCTAGAGATTTATCAAACCCTACGTAAACTCGATTTGCAAATAGCGAACGCGTATTCCAATATTTTTATTTCGCCTTTTGCCAAATAA
- a CDS encoding helix-turn-helix domain-containing protein — protein MDSGGDHASVKTSYEAHFLHRLHCVLLVAEGRSCYEVARWLGNNPRTVERWVHALNEHGMAGLRKHHSGGRPTKLVDKQMQRLALDLQKPPRVCGYSEREWNGKLLVLHLEGCYGIKLSIRQCQRIMRRLTDVGTSGVV, from the coding sequence GTGGATTCGGGAGGTGATCATGCCTCGGTTAAGACGTCTTACGAGGCGCATTTCCTGCACCGGCTGCACTGTGTCTTACTGGTCGCCGAAGGTCGTAGTTGCTATGAGGTTGCGCGGTGGCTTGGGAACAATCCGCGCACAGTCGAGCGCTGGGTACATGCGCTCAATGAGCACGGGATGGCGGGATTACGCAAACATCATTCTGGCGGGCGCCCCACCAAGCTGGTCGACAAGCAGATGCAGCGCCTCGCGCTCGACCTGCAGAAACCACCTCGCGTATGCGGATATTCTGAGCGGGAATGGAATGGAAAGCTCTTGGTGCTGCACCTGGAGGGCTGCTACGGGATCAAATTGAGTATACGTCAGTGCCAGCGGATAATGCGTCGGCTGACCGATGTCGGAACGTCCGGGGTGGTTTAA